The Marinomonas sp. CT5 genome contains the following window.
CCATCACTATCTGTAATTTAAAGCCCATTGTGTAGTCACGTTGAGTACGCTTGCGCTTGGTATTACTTGATGTCCCCATAATAGGTCTCCTAGGTGTAAACCTATTTCAGGACGGGACACTGGAAAGCCCGCTTATTTTCCCCTTAAGCAAGTGGGCTTTTATTTGTGTAGACTTTTTCTCATCGATTTTCGTTACAATGGGAAAATTGCTATCCGTATTGGTTGCTACGAGTTTTATCAGTAAATACTTAGCAGCTGAGCTTTCAGACTAGGGGACTCTGGGTGATAAAGAAAAGATCTGTGGTACGTCAAAGCTTGCCAGATGTGATCGTTGCAGACTTACGTCAACGTATTTTGTCTGGTGATCTTGCCGAAGGCGAACTCATTCGTCAGGAGCTATTAGCAGAAGAATACGATGTGTCCCGTATGCCGATACGCGAGGCACTCAAACGTCTGGATGCAGAAGGGCTGGTGGTGTTTACCAACAACCGTGGGGCGACGGTAACCAAACATAGCTTAGAAGAGATCGCCGAAATCTTTGATGTGCGCATGATGCTGGAAGTGGATTTGTTTACTCGTGCCATTCCCTTGATGCAAGACGAACATTTTGAGCAGTGTGAAGCCCTTCTTAAGGAGATGGAATTCTCTTACCAAAGTGGCGATGTCGCGGCTTGGGGGCCATTAAACGCTCGGTTTCATGGTGCACTGTATGCGGCATCAGATAGGAAACTAACCAGCCAACTCCTTGAGCGCGCCAGCTTACAATCCAACCGCTATGTGAGCATGCATATCGATCAATTGAAGAAGTCGGAATCGGCTCATCAAGATCACAGTCAATTATTACAACTCGCGCGGCAGCGACAGGTCGAAGCCGCCGCTGAGCAACTCCGAGCCCATATTGAAAATACCAAGCTGCAAGTTCTTGAACACATCGCCGTGTTTCGTGGTGAGTAATTGAGAGTATCTTTTTTAAGACTCTAAAGAATCCATAATACGATAGTACTTTATAGCGATGGATGCATAAGCGGGATGAAGCTTATGAAGTATAAATGGCTTTATTGGTACGATCGACATAGGTAAGGTGGTATTTTTGCTAATATATTGCGCCAGCGCTTCACCTAAACGTGTTGTTAAAGCCACTCCTCGACCATTAAAGCCAATAGCACTAAGGCTGGTATCAGTAAGCTTATGGATGTGGGGTAAGTGATCTGCTGTCATGGCAACACGTCCATACCAATGGTGAGTGCAAGTTATTCCATCCAGTTGTGGGAATATTTTACTTATTTCGTTATGAAGCTCTGAGAAGTCGGCGGTAGTATTTGGTTCTCGGAAGCTTCCACGTCCTCCTATCATCAAACGATTATCTGGACTAAGGCGGAAGTAATTTCCTATTCTTCGGGTATCAGAGGAAGCCACTTTAGTGGGGAGGACGTTAGTTAGTTGCTCTTGTGTCAGTTGGCTGGTGGCAACTTGAAAGCTGTGTGCTGGTATAATGCTTCGCTTTAAGTCAGGCTGAAGCTCATCTGTGTAAGCGTTACAACACAACACAACATAATCTGCGTTTAGCCGTGTACCGTCTGCTAATTCTAATCGGTTTGGTGAAGTTTTATGCCATTTTACCACTTCTGCTTGAGTGATAATTTTTGCGCCCGATTGTTGTGCTGCACATGCTAGCGATTTCACATAGTTCAAAGGATGAAGGGTGCCGCCACGAGGATCTTGCCATCCACCACAAAAATACTCAGTACCAAGTCGTTTTGACATTTCACTTGCATCTAAAAGTTCAGCTTTTACGCCTCTCTTTGACCATTGCTCAGTACGTTTAGCGAGCATATCTAAATGCTTCGTTTTACAGGTGGATTGCACCCACCCTTTTTGCTCTGCCTGACAATCTAATTTTAATGATTGAATAAGCTGAAAAGTAAAATCAGCCGCTTCACCAACTAATTTAGTTGTTTCTTCACCGTACATGGTATCTAAAACATTTGGATCGTACTTTAATCCAGGAATTACTTGCCCACCGTTACGGCCACTACCACCAAAACCAATCTCATGTTTTTCCAATAGTGTTGTGCTTATCCCCATACGGGAAAGATGGTAAGCCGTAGAAACACCAAGAATCCCCCCCCCAATTACGACAACTGAGGAAGAGGAAGAAGGTTCTAACGAATCGGGTTCGAATACTACTTTGTTCGTGTCATCCCAGAGTGAGTGATACAACTTATTACTCATAATATGGCCTTATATTGGATGCGTTACGCGACGGAGAAAATCTTGCGTTCTAGGATGAGTTGGCGAGGTAAGAATTTCGTTTGATGGGCCCTCTTCCAAAATCGATCCAGCATCTAAAAACAACACTCTATCAGCGACTTCGCGAGCAAAGTCGATTTCGTGTGTCACTATAATCATGGTCATGTGTTCTTCCGCTAAACTTCTCATAACCTGTAAGACTTCGCCGACCATTTCAGGGTCTAGGGCCGAGGTCGGTTCATCAAATAAAATAGCGTCAGGACGCATTGCTAGAGCACGTGCAATCGCAACGCGTTGCTGTTGCCCGCCAGATAATGATGACGGATAGAAATCCATTTTTTCTTTTAGCCCAACTCTTGTAAGTAAGGCTTTAGCTCGTTCTCGAACTTCTTTTGAGTCTTCGCGTAGTACATGGACGGGTCCCTCCATGACATTTTCTAATGCGGTGCGATTAGGAAACAAGTTAAAGCGTTGGAACACCATGGAGACTTTTGTTCGAATAGAATGAATTTGTTTCGAATTTGCATCAACGACGCTGTTATCAACAAGAATATCGCCCTTCTGATATTCCTCTAGACCATTTACACAGCGTAGCATCGTAGATTTTCCCGATCCCGAGGGACCAATTAAGCAAACCACTTCACCTTTTTTAATTTCTGCATTAATCCCTTTTAGTACTTCATTTCGGCCATAAGATTTATGCATATTAATAAATTGGATCATTGAGACGCTCCCACTCGTTTTTCGACTCGGCCCATTACTAAATTGAGCGGAATTGTTAGACACAAATAAAGTAACGCCACTAGAGTAAATACGGTTAAGTTGTCAAAAGTTGTAGAAGATAGCATCTTGCCTTGCATCGTTAGTTCAGCAACAGAAATAACTGAAACTTGAGAAGAGTCTTTAAGCAACATCACTAGATTATTTGCATAAGGCGGAACGACGATTTTAAAGGCTTGAGGTAATACAACGCGTCTCATCAATAAAGGTCGCTTCATACCCAGTGATTTACCCGCTTCAATCTGGCCTTTATCAACACCGTTGATTCCCGCTCGGAACGTTTCACCAATATAACAAGAGTAAGTAATTGCTAGTCCAATTACGCCTGCCTGAAAGGCAGAAAGATCAATGCCTATTTCTGGCATTACAAAATAAAGATAAAACAAGACAACCAGAATGGGGATGCCTCGGATAAACTCGACAAATACCTTTGTTGGCGTGGCCAGAATAGAGATCCCAGAGGTTCTCAGCAAGGCCCATAGTAATCCCAGAAAGGTAGCTAAAACTAAGGAAAGCAAAGTAACAGATACTGTTAGCCAAAGGCCGTTTGTCAGAATCGGTAAGTATTCCTGAGACCGTAAAATGAAATCATACATAAACGAATACACCTAAACAAAAGGGGCGCACGGCCCCTGTGAACAAACTTTAAAGCCCGTATTTAGTAAAAATCGCATCTAACTTACCGTTTTTCTTCAATTTTTCGATGGCAATGTTTACTTTTTCCAGTAGTTTGGGGTTGCCCTTTGAGACCGCCAAGGCAACGTTATTGACTTTAATTGCCTTATAGTCTTTTACAAGTTTTACTCCTAGACGTGGATTTTTTGATACCTGAAATCCAATAACTGGCGCATCGCCTAAGCCCGCTTTAATACGGCCTAACTTAATGTCACGCATAATATCGGATAGAGAGTCATACAGCTTAATTTCACTAAAGCCTCCGTGTTTTTCTAGAAGAGTAGGGAAAACAGTTCCGATTTGAGCGCCGACTTTTTGTCCTTTCAAATCGTCTAATGATTTTGTCTCATCATCGTCAGCAGCCACAAAAAGGCCATCGCCATAGGAATAAACAATATCAGTGAAGTTCACGACTTTTTGGCGTTCTGCAGTGGCGAACATACCTGCGGAAATTAAATCAATCTTTCCCGTTTCAAGAGAAGGTATTAATGCGGAGAATGAGGTGATTTTGAATTGTGCTTCATCTCCCATAGAGGTAATGATTGCGTTAGCAAGGTCTACCATGGCTCCTGCAGGCTTTTGTGTTTTCATATCTAGATAAGTAAAAGGTATGCCTGTTGTTGTAATACCGACATCAATTGTGTCTGCTATAACAAGTGATGACATCGATAGTCCAAGAATTGCTGATAATATTAATTTTTTCATGCTCATGAAACGTTTCCTTTTATGTGGCGTTTTTATTTGATTTTATGAAAAATTTATTAATTTTTTATCTTGTTTTTCAATATAATGAAAAAATGAGCATTTCTCAATCTAGATATCTTTTTTTTTTTCATTAAAATGAATAAGAATGATAAATATCCCTTTGTAGGTGAACTGGAAACATCCAATATGAAAAATCCGCCATCAATTCCCCATCGGTCTGAAGTTGTATGTGAAGACTCGTTTCTAGGACAACAGCTTAGAAGTGCTCGTATCGGTAAGGGGTTATCTCTCAAGGACGCATCAGAGATGGCTGGTATCTCGCTTGGGCAGTTGAGTCAAATTGAGCGAGGCTTATCTTCACCTTCTGTGAGAGCATTACGAGAACTCTGCAAAATTCTTGAGAAAGAGATGCATGAGCTATTTTCTGATTCACCTGTGGAACCTGGTCGAATCATCCGAGTGAATGAGCGTAAGAGCTTAAACTTCGGTGATCGAGGTATGGTGAAACAGTTTATGACCTCAGAGCAATCAAGCAATCTACAAATGATGGAAGTTATTTTACAACCGGACGGCGGGACTGGCGCTGAGCCTTATACTCACCAAGGTGAGGAGTGCGGTGTTGTTATTCAAGGTCGTATAGAGATTGTCGTTGATGGTGAGCAGCACTTGTTAGGAGAAGGAGATTCTTTCTATTTTAAAAGTACATTACCGCATATGTTTCGAAATGTAGGATATGGGAAGGCGAAAATCATTTGGGTCACAACACCTGCGGTATGGTAATGACAAGATGCTCATTCTTTTGAAACACCAACCAGTTAGGTATTTATCTTAAAACCGAGTCGCTGAAAATGGCGTAAGGTCAATGCCTGGTGTTTGATCATTCGCAAGTGACGCCACCAATTCGGCGGTTCCTGCGGATTGAGTTAAGCCTAAATGACCATGTCCGAAAGCATAAATGACTCGCTTAGAGCGGCTGGAATAACTGATTACCGGAAGGCTGTCTGGCATAGATGGACGGAACCCCATCCATTGTTTTCCACCAGCCGTGTTAAGACCAGGTAAGAAACTAGCGGCTTTGTTAAGCAAGACTTCAGCACGTTGATAGTTGGGCGGTAAATTCAATCCACCCAACTCAACGGCTCCTCCTATACGCACCCCGTTACCTACTTTTGTGACCACAAAGCCATGATTACTAAAGGTTATATGGGTTTTTAAGTGGAATGGACCCGCTGGTAAAGTGGTGTTGTATCCTCGCTCTGTATCCAAAGGTAAACTGTCACCAACCGATTTGGCTAATTTTTTTGACCAAGCCCCCGCCGCAAGCACCACTTGATTCGCTTCATAATCAACGGCATCGCTTTTTAAATGTACCGAGTCGTTTTTGAGCTCTAAAGCATGAATCGATGCGATGGCGATTTTACCACCGCGCTTTTCGAATTCATTGGCGAGGTGTTGTGTCCATTCGGCAGGGTCACAAACGTTTTTCCACTCAGGCGTGTAGGCGGCATGGGTAAATCGAGGGTCGATACCTGGCTGAATCTTGGCAATGGCTTCTGGGGTGAGTAGAAACTCATAGAGCACACCATGTTGTTGGCGTGTTTGCCAACTGGCCAGACTGGCATTAAATTCATCTCTTCCTTCGTAAAGTTGTAACTGCCCTTCTCGACGGATCATAGCTTCACCATCAACCGCATCTATTTGACGTTCCAGTGCGGCTTTCGACAATGTCATCAAACTGGCTTGTGCCGCCAATGCGGCTTGGTATTTGTCTTCCCAACTGGCACGCCAGAAACGCAACAGCCAAGGGAGGATTTTCAGCGCGTACTTAGGGCGTAATGACAATGGGCCAAGTGGGTCAATCAACCAATTTGGCGCTTTGCGCATAATGCCCGGTGTTGCCAGCGGAATCACATCGGCAAAGGCAAAGGCTCCGGCATTGCCTGACGAGGTTTCGGCGGCCACACCTTTTTTGTCTAAAACGAGGACTTGCCGACCTTCTGATTGGAGCTTCAACGCAATGCTAATGCCGATGATCCCGGCACCAATGATAATTACATCCTGAGTGTTTGGGCTGTCCATTCTAGCTTCATCCATGTAAGTTTATGCCATGCTTCAATGGATCGTTGGGGTTCAGGATTAATCTGGCTTCTTTGGTGATAAAGGCTTGTCCGGTAATGCTTGGGATAATGCTATCTGGGGTGGCGGCCTGATAGCTCAAACGATAGCGGCTGCCAATGGTACTTTCCTGAATGATTTCTTCGCCCGGTGCCAGACGCTTGTCCGCTGCAAGGCAAGCTAGGCGTGCTGAGCTTCCTGTTCCGCAAGGCGAGCGATCGTAAGCGTTGTCAGGGCACAAAACAAAGTTACGGCTGTGACCATCTTGCATCAATGGCGGTCCATACAAAATAACATGATCAATGATGCCACCCTCTGTACCTGTTAAGTTGTTGGCCTCAATGACGTTGCGTATCTTGATGGCGACGTCGGTCAGATTGCGGATATTACTAGGAACCACAGGAACAGGGCTTTGATCGACGATAAAGAACCAATTTCCGCCATAAGCAATATCGCCAGAAACTGTACCTATTCCATCAACATCTAACGTCACATCTTTCTGCAAACGATGACTGGCCACGTTTTTTACGGTCACCGTATTGGCATCAGACAAGGTGACTTCAACCACGCCAACGGGCGTTTCTATCTTGTGCGTACCAATGCCAATTGTCCCCATGTGAGCCAACGTTGCGGCAACACCAATGGTGCCATGACCGCACATACCAATCACCGCCGCCGCATCAAAATAAATCACGCCAGCCACGCAGGTTGAATCAACCGGTTCAACTAACATCACGCCGACCATGGCTTCTTGGCCGTATGGCTCAGATACCACAGAGCGATAAAAATCCCGATGTTCGGTGGCTAAAATCTTTGCCCGCTCGGCGAGGGAGCCAGAGCCTAAATCTGGCCCACCAGACACAATAACGCGAGTAGGTTCACCTTCCGTATGACTGTCTATGACTTGCATGTCTCTATGACTCCACCTTGTTTTGACCAATCCGCGAACCAGTTCTTGAAAAGACGATATTGCTCTTCACAGTAACGACGTTGCGCAGCGTTTAATTCGTCCGTTTCATTGAAGTGTAATCGATACGCGTCTTCGCCATTTAACACAAGCAAATATTTAAAGAATAGAACCAGTTCCGGACCTTCGTCAAAACTGGCTAAAACGGCAAAGGCTTCTTCTAATTCTTGGGCGCGAACACGGGCTTCAGCGTTACCTTTTGCCGCTAACTTGCATAAATTGGCAAGCAATAAAACCTCTTTTGGTAGCGCCGTACCAATTCCTGTAATCGCACCGACAGCACCACACTTGACGAAGCCATGATAAACCGCGGTATCGACGCCCACCATCAGCAAGACATTCTCGTCTTGGGAGGTGATGTTTTCTGCTGCATAGCGCAGGGCTTCTTTACTACCAAACTCTTTGAAGCCCACTAAATTTTTGTGTTCCGCTCGCAGCGCAAAAAACAAATCCGCACGGGTGGCAAAACCATAGACTGGGCTATTGTAGATAATGGCGGGGATGGAAGGTGCAGCAGAGAGAATCGCCTTGAAATGATTCTTCTGTGCGGCAATGACGGAACCGCGAGACAACACACGAGGAATCACCATCAGGCCAGCTGCACCGACTTTCTCGGCGTGCGCTGCCAACGCCACCGCCGACTTGGTATTAATCGCCCCTGTGCCCACCACCACAGGAATACCCGCTGCGACCAAACGCTCCACGCCTTCCATGCGTTCTGCATCGGTCAGCAAAGGCCAATCCCCCATGGAACCGCAATAGACCACCGCGGACATTCCCGCCGCCATCATCTCCTTGCCCTTCTTCACCAAGTTATCGAAATCTGGCGTACGATCGGCCTTACATGGCGTCATCAACGCTGGCATGATGCCATTGAACACACTTACATCAAACACGTCATTGCTCATAATTCGCTACCTTTTCAAAGAAATTGAA
Protein-coding sequences here:
- a CDS encoding FAD-dependent oxidoreductase gives rise to the protein MSNKLYHSLWDDTNKVVFEPDSLEPSSSSSVVVIGGGILGVSTAYHLSRMGISTTLLEKHEIGFGGSGRNGGQVIPGLKYDPNVLDTMYGEETTKLVGEAADFTFQLIQSLKLDCQAEQKGWVQSTCKTKHLDMLAKRTEQWSKRGVKAELLDASEMSKRLGTEYFCGGWQDPRGGTLHPLNYVKSLACAAQQSGAKIITQAEVVKWHKTSPNRLELADGTRLNADYVVLCCNAYTDELQPDLKRSIIPAHSFQVATSQLTQEQLTNVLPTKVASSDTRRIGNYFRLSPDNRLMIGGRGSFREPNTTADFSELHNEISKIFPQLDGITCTHHWYGRVAMTADHLPHIHKLTDTSLSAIGFNGRGVALTTRLGEALAQYISKNTTLPMSIVPIKPFILHKLHPAYASIAIKYYRIMDSLES
- a CDS encoding ABC transporter substrate-binding protein; amino-acid sequence: MSMKKLILSAILGLSMSSLVIADTIDVGITTTGIPFTYLDMKTQKPAGAMVDLANAIITSMGDEAQFKITSFSALIPSLETGKIDLISAGMFATAERQKVVNFTDIVYSYGDGLFVAADDDETKSLDDLKGQKVGAQIGTVFPTLLEKHGGFSEIKLYDSLSDIMRDIKLGRIKAGLGDAPVIGFQVSKNPRLGVKLVKDYKAIKVNNVALAVSKGNPKLLEKVNIAIEKLKKNGKLDAIFTKYGL
- a CDS encoding GntR family transcriptional regulator gives rise to the protein MIKKRSVVRQSLPDVIVADLRQRILSGDLAEGELIRQELLAEEYDVSRMPIREALKRLDAEGLVVFTNNRGATVTKHSLEEIAEIFDVRMMLEVDLFTRAIPLMQDEHFEQCEALLKEMEFSYQSGDVAAWGPLNARFHGALYAASDRKLTSQLLERASLQSNRYVSMHIDQLKKSESAHQDHSQLLQLARQRQVEAAAEQLRAHIENTKLQVLEHIAVFRGE
- a CDS encoding cupin domain-containing protein — protein: MKNPPSIPHRSEVVCEDSFLGQQLRSARIGKGLSLKDASEMAGISLGQLSQIERGLSSPSVRALRELCKILEKEMHELFSDSPVEPGRIIRVNERKSLNFGDRGMVKQFMTSEQSSNLQMMEVILQPDGGTGAEPYTHQGEECGVVIQGRIEIVVDGEQHLLGEGDSFYFKSTLPHMFRNVGYGKAKIIWVTTPAVW
- a CDS encoding FAD-dependent oxidoreductase, translating into MDSPNTQDVIIIGAGIIGISIALKLQSEGRQVLVLDKKGVAAETSSGNAGAFAFADVIPLATPGIMRKAPNWLIDPLGPLSLRPKYALKILPWLLRFWRASWEDKYQAALAAQASLMTLSKAALERQIDAVDGEAMIRREGQLQLYEGRDEFNASLASWQTRQQHGVLYEFLLTPEAIAKIQPGIDPRFTHAAYTPEWKNVCDPAEWTQHLANEFEKRGGKIAIASIHALELKNDSVHLKSDAVDYEANQVVLAAGAWSKKLAKSVGDSLPLDTERGYNTTLPAGPFHLKTHITFSNHGFVVTKVGNGVRIGGAVELGGLNLPPNYQRAEVLLNKAASFLPGLNTAGGKQWMGFRPSMPDSLPVISYSSRSKRVIYAFGHGHLGLTQSAGTAELVASLANDQTPGIDLTPFSATRF
- a CDS encoding amino acid ABC transporter ATP-binding protein yields the protein MIQFINMHKSYGRNEVLKGINAEIKKGEVVCLIGPSGSGKSTMLRCVNGLEEYQKGDILVDNSVVDANSKQIHSIRTKVSMVFQRFNLFPNRTALENVMEGPVHVLREDSKEVRERAKALLTRVGLKEKMDFYPSSLSGGQQQRVAIARALAMRPDAILFDEPTSALDPEMVGEVLQVMRSLAEEHMTMIIVTHEIDFAREVADRVLFLDAGSILEEGPSNEILTSPTHPRTQDFLRRVTHPI
- a CDS encoding dihydrodipicolinate synthase family protein, which encodes MSNDVFDVSVFNGIMPALMTPCKADRTPDFDNLVKKGKEMMAAGMSAVVYCGSMGDWPLLTDAERMEGVERLVAAGIPVVVGTGAINTKSAVALAAHAEKVGAAGLMVIPRVLSRGSVIAAQKNHFKAILSAAPSIPAIIYNSPVYGFATRADLFFALRAEHKNLVGFKEFGSKEALRYAAENITSQDENVLLMVGVDTAVYHGFVKCGAVGAITGIGTALPKEVLLLANLCKLAAKGNAEARVRAQELEEAFAVLASFDEGPELVLFFKYLLVLNGEDAYRLHFNETDELNAAQRRYCEEQYRLFKNWFADWSKQGGVIETCKS
- a CDS encoding amino acid ABC transporter permease — its product is MYDFILRSQEYLPILTNGLWLTVSVTLLSLVLATFLGLLWALLRTSGISILATPTKVFVEFIRGIPILVVLFYLYFVMPEIGIDLSAFQAGVIGLAITYSCYIGETFRAGINGVDKGQIEAGKSLGMKRPLLMRRVVLPQAFKIVVPPYANNLVMLLKDSSQVSVISVAELTMQGKMLSSTTFDNLTVFTLVALLYLCLTIPLNLVMGRVEKRVGASQ
- a CDS encoding proline racemase family protein; the protein is MQVIDSHTEGEPTRVIVSGGPDLGSGSLAERAKILATEHRDFYRSVVSEPYGQEAMVGVMLVEPVDSTCVAGVIYFDAAAVIGMCGHGTIGVAATLAHMGTIGIGTHKIETPVGVVEVTLSDANTVTVKNVASHRLQKDVTLDVDGIGTVSGDIAYGGNWFFIVDQSPVPVVPSNIRNLTDVAIKIRNVIEANNLTGTEGGIIDHVILYGPPLMQDGHSRNFVLCPDNAYDRSPCGTGSSARLACLAADKRLAPGEEIIQESTIGSRYRLSYQAATPDSIIPSITGQAFITKEARLILNPNDPLKHGINLHG